The Biomphalaria glabrata chromosome 15, xgBioGlab47.1, whole genome shotgun sequence region GTTGACAGCCCTTGTGGCCATCATTCGATGTCTATGTGTGGTGCTGCCCTTCAAGGTCGGCATCTTGTTTACTCCAAAAAGAACGGCCGTCTTGACTTCCGGTGTGTTTTTTATCATCGTATTCAGCTACTCCACATCCTACTTCCGGAACGAGTTTGTTCTGGTTTTCTTCCCGGAAGTTAACGCCTCCATTTACATTATGGTAGAATTGTCCAAAGGGGTGGTCATCGACGACATGGTCTACTACCTAGGATTCGTCGCTTTACCTATGGTCTGCATGTTTATCGTTGTCTTCTGCACCCTTGTCCTCGTCATCAAGGTCAAGGCCTCGGTGAACTGGCGAAACAATGCTCAATCTGGCAAGTCGTTTTCGAAGGAGAAAAAATCTGTCCCCGTCACCGGAAGAGAGTCCGCCACAAAGGAAGGGAAGCTAACCAAAATGGTCGTCACTATCACGTCAGTCTTCATCTTCTGCAACATGCCAAACAACTTGGTAGTTATGGCGCGCATGGTTGAGCCTGAGTTCACCGAGCGAGGCAAATACCAACATACTTTCATTATTATTCACGATGTTATATTTCTGTTGGAGACAATTAACTCGAGCGttagttttttaattttctacaATATGAGCTCCAAGTTTAAGACCGAGTTCAACAAATTGTGGCGTGTTTCTAAACAGTTAAAAGTTTTGAAGTGATATGAATCCATAGCTTTTAGGTTTACTTCTCACATATCAATGTACAGCTTCAACGCTAACTATAGTATCTATACTTGGGTACCTATATTTCTTAGTATAAACGctttatatatactagacaaGAAGAAAAGTTTATTCTATTGCATAGTAATAAAaattctttgttgaaatttcaaaaaaagtcgaaatgttttacaagagatcttttaatattattaatttccATAGATGCTGAAAAAGAAACTCTCAATTGTTAGCTTTATTGGTGTATCcgatgtacaaaataaaggaagtgttggTAATAACTTGGTAAGCTTTGTTGTTATAATacatctattcaagtcacaacttcatgggaaaaggggggggcggAGGTTTGAACCTGAAGCCTAGACACGGATCAGAAAAACGCCTCAAACTATTTTCCTAGAAAGTTAGCAGTTAATGTATAAATAATAGCTAGCTCGTTGGCAagactgggaaaactctagtttgaccgttataatttttttaaattaaagaaaaatatagatttGGCTTCAGAGCTAGGGGTCTGTCATTGGAATATCTTAAAGTGTAGtaaatctatacattcgcttaaccaggattctttctcgacaggagggtgggggggggaaacaGGTTAGGGAGGGGCGGGGGTATCTAACATTCtctagttattaagagaaaaatattgGCCCTCCAGAGGCTGTAGAAAGGAGGTAaatgtattgtctttttaagtaagtattttaaatgtttttcttg contains the following coding sequences:
- the LOC129923202 gene encoding uncharacterized protein LOC129923202; this encodes MSTSVNLEVTATMASEFVPTTTASATTPEDGSLQLIIADLSTEVAFRIFDIVCSNFLVGVISLLGLLSNVTTIVVLSHQVTESINIVFLGMAVSDMCVVTLALWYAITSIINEANPPNFLFEPLSFLVMTAVIPRLFFINSTCWLTALVAIIRCLCVVLPFKVGILFTPKRTAVLTSGVFFIIVFSYSTSYFRNEFVLVFFPEVNASIYIMVELSKGVVIDDMVYYLGFVALPMVCMFIVVFCTLVLVIKVKASVNWRNNAQSGKSFSKEKKSVPVTGRESATKEGKLTKMVVTITSVFIFCNMPNNLVVMARMVEPEFTERGKYQHTFIIIHDVIFLLETINSSVSFLIFYNMSSKFKTEFNKLWRVSKQLKVLK